Genomic window (Candidatus Bathyarchaeia archaeon):
CCTTGATCTAAAAGGGAAATAACTCTTCGGTGAACTTTATTAGAAACTTTTATGTATACCCTTAGGTAACCATGTCGGAGACCGTGAGCTTTAAGGTCCCAAAAAGGGTAAAGGATGAAATGAATAGATTAAAGGATAGGGTCGACTGGCCCGAAGAATTGAGGAGGCACGTAATCGATATCATTAAGCGTATAGAGAAGGAAAGTTTTCAATGAAGTGATGGAAAATCTTAAAAAATTGGACCTGCGAATGTACCACAAGGCTTTTCTACAAGATCCGTGAGGGAGGACCGTGATAGTTATTGATGCATCCACACTGGCAAGCTTTATAATGATGGAGCCTGGCTACGAGAAGGTCGCAACCTACATTAAAAATTCGATGAGCGTGGACCATATAGTTAAAGAGGTTGGAAACGTCATATGGAAAGCTTACATAAGAAATTATGTCACAGAGGAGGAGGCATTAAAGAGGTTTCTGAATCTACTCAAGCTTACCCGATATGTTATAAAACTAGTTGATGAGATGGATTTAATCGAAGAAGCAAGTGAGATGGCTATAAAAGATAAAATTTCTCTTTACGACTCATTGTATATAGCGTTAGCCCTAGAAGAGGATGCAAAAATGTTAACCCTGGATGCCGCTCAAGCCCAAACAGCTGAGAGATATGGCGTAGAAGCCATCAAAGTTTAGCTAACTATAAAGTGTTTTAATTATTATTCGAATCAAATTATATTTCAAAACCTAGCTTAAAGTATTCTTAAAGCCTGAAAAGATGGTTAGAATTCTTCGAGGATAAGGTTTAAAAGAGGTTGGCTAGTATTAGCTAAGAGGGAATTAGATGTGAAGAGAATTATTCAGGTTAGGGTTTATAGGGGAGAGAAATATTATGTCGCTGAATGCCTCGATTTACCGGTGGTTACTCAGGGAAAAACCTTAGATGAGGTCGTGGGGAATATTAAGGAAGCTATTGAACTTCACCTGGAAGGCGAAGATCTAGGGGATTGGGATATCTCCTCCGACTTCTCCATTCTAGTAAGCTTGGAAGTCCCCTCTTATGCCAAAGCTTAAAGTACTAAGTGGAAGAGAACTGGTCAAGATATTTTCAGAGCTCGGCTTCCAAACGGTATCCCAGCGGGGAAGCCACGTGAAACTAAGAAGAGTATTAAGAAATGGGACGAAACAAACCTTGGTAATTCCCATGCATGAAGAACTTGATAAAGGAACCTTAAAGGCTATCTTCAGGCAAGCCTTAAGATACGTTCCTGAAGAGGAATTAAAGGTTCACTTTTATGAATAAAGTTTTTGGAATTCAATCCGGGAATTGTAATAAATAAAGATCGCCTAAGTTTGCTCAAAAATAAAATGGATGAGGAGGGGAGTTGCAAATTTTGTTAATAAATTATCAATTAGCTCCTTCTTCTCCAACATATCGAAAAGCATCCCAAAATCGAGAATGGAGTAGTTGAAGGAGCTAAAACACCCGACTTCGAAGGGCTAGCTAGGGTGAAAGGGATGTTTAAAAGAAATAATTTCATGGTCTCAATCGGCGGATTAATTTAGCTTGCTAGTAGGCAACTGTTTCATAATGAGAATATGCCTCTTAAGATCCCCCGATAAATTAACCTCGAATGGGCACATCGTTCATCCTTCGTAAAAACTCAACCCTTCAGGTAAGCCATCAGATAGCAGACCTGGTCAAGGCTATGGCCTTGCTGTGGGAGCAGCTGGGCCTTGTGCCCTATCCCCGCTTGGATGGGTGGGTATCGGCAAGAGGGCCATCTTTTTCTTCGTTTTCGATATTTTTTAATCCTCATGGTTGTGAGATGGACGGTATAGGCGGTCCACTAAGGGCTCCACTCTCTGGATCTACGTAGGCCTTCTTGCCCGTCACCTCCGATAGGAGGGCCTTTTTGTCTATCTGCTTTATTTTTTCGCCCACTCTAGCCCACCAACACAGTAGTAGGATGCAGAGCTTATGGGCCCGAGGAAAAGTTAACTAGATTGGCAGAGTTGACTAGAATTATGATAATCAAGGAAGTTTACGCGAAGAGCATTTTATCAGAGTCAAAGGTTTCCGACTACACCATAAACCCCTACGTCGGCTGCGAGCACGGCTGCACCTACTGCTATGCCCGATTCGTCAAAAGATTTACTGGTCATAAAGAGGGGTGGGGGGAGTTTGTCGATATAAAGGTTAATGCCGCAACCTTGCTCAAGCATGAGGTAAACAGGAAGAGGGTTGGAAGGGTTTGGATAAGCGGGCTATGCGATCCCTACCAGCCTTTGGAAAAGAGGTATGGAATCACCAGAAGCTGCCTTGAGATTTTGCTGAAGAATGGATGGCCTATTACCATTCAAACAAAGTCAACTCTTGTTCAACGTGATATAGAGCTTTTAAGGAATCGTAAAAATGTTGAAGTAACCCTTACCATCACAACAGCTGACGAGGAAATTAAGAGAATCTTTGAGCCTAAGGCGCCGTCAATTAGAGAAAGGATAGAAACTTTGGAAAAACTCCATTCAGTGGGCATCAAAACCTGCGTGATGATAGCCCCCTTGCTGCCGGGGGCCGAAGGGCTCGTCGATGAGATCAGCGGAAAGGTGGACCGTGTGCTTATCGATAGGATGAACTACCACTATGCGGACTGGG
Coding sequences:
- a CDS encoding type II toxin-antitoxin system VapC family toxin, whose product is MIVIDASTLASFIMMEPGYEKVATYIKNSMSVDHIVKEVGNVIWKAYIRNYVTEEEALKRFLNLLKLTRYVIKLVDEMDLIEEASEMAIKDKISLYDSLYIALALEEDAKMLTLDAAQAQTAERYGVEAIKV
- a CDS encoding type II toxin-antitoxin system HicB family antitoxin — its product is MKRIIQVRVYRGEKYYVAECLDLPVVTQGKTLDEVVGNIKEAIELHLEGEDLGDWDISSDFSILVSLEVPSYAKA
- a CDS encoding type II toxin-antitoxin system HicA family toxin encodes the protein MPKLKVLSGRELVKIFSELGFQTVSQRGSHVKLRRVLRNGTKQTLVIPMHEELDKGTLKAIFRQALRYVPEEELKVHFYE
- a CDS encoding radical SAM protein, producing MIIKEVYAKSILSESKVSDYTINPYVGCEHGCTYCYARFVKRFTGHKEGWGEFVDIKVNAATLLKHEVNRKRVGRVWISGLCDPYQPLEKRYGITRSCLEILLKNGWPITIQTKSTLVQRDIELLRNRKNVEVTLTITTADEEIKRIFEPKAPSIRERIETLEKLHSVGIKTCVMIAPLLPGAEGLVDEISGKVDRVLIDRMNYHYADWVYRKHGLEQAMSEEFFEEKKLGIANALRKRGIACELLF